The segment CACCGGTGAAATTTTCAATTGGATCAACTCGGACGACTGGCTGGAGCCCGGGGCCCTGTTCCGCGTGGCGCAAACCTGGCGGGAAAACCGCGGTGCCGCGGGCTGGGTCGGGGCCTGCCAGAGAGTAGATCCCGAAGGTTACCAGCTCAACGTCGTCTATCCCAACAGCCTAGGGCGTTCCAACCTTGGCCAGAATTGGAATGGCCGTCAGATTTATCAGCCTGCGTGTTTCATCGACACCGCCCTGGCCAAGCGCTTTGGCGTGGATGTCGGGTTGCACTACTGCATGGACCAGGACCTGTATTTCCAGATGCTAGAGCATGCGCCTTTTGTTTCCGGTCAAGGTATCTGGGCCAGTGCCCTCATCCATCCGGACGCCAAGACCACAGCCGACCGCGACAAACTGCACCGCGAAGTCATCAAGCTGCAGCACAAGCGCGGATTTAACGAAGGGGCCGAGGTCCGCGAAAGCTTCTGTTTCCAGGGAGGCCCTCCCGGATTCGTCATTCCGGACGACATTAAGAACCGCCTCAAGGGCCAACTGGACCCCGGGCTTATGGAAGACATGCACGTCAAAGGATTGCGCATCGCCGTGATCAGCAACTTCCTGCCGCGCCACGACGTCTCCGCTGCAAACCACCGCCTCCTGAGTATCCTGCACCTGCTGCAACAGGGTGGCGCAGAAATCGAATACTACTATTTCTTCGCCACTGAGCAGGATAAGCGCTATGCGCGGGACCTCGGGCTTCCTTGCCACAAGCTCCCCGCTTCCGGCGAGGCTGCGGCCCGGATCATCGGAGGCACCCGCCCCGATGTCCTCTGGCAGAGCAATCTCTGGACAACACAGTTCCTGGGACTTCAGCTCCAAACCCTGCTTGAGGTACGCAAAACCGCCCCTCAAACAAGCATCATTGTGGACACCATGGATTTTCATAGCCGCAAGTTCATGCGCCGCCATCTGCTCTCCAAGCAGGCGGAAGACCTGCAAACGGCTCGTGAATTTCTGGCCCTGGAGCGAAAGACCTATCCCCTGGCAGATAGAATTCTGACCGTTTCAGAGCAGGAACGGGAAGCCATTCTGACTGAAATCCCCGACTCGGCCCCTGTCTCGGTGGTGCCCAATATCCATTCTCCTGTCATAAATATCACGCCGATGCATGACCGAAGAAACATTGTTTTCCTGGGCAACTACAGCGTGAACCATAACGCCGATGCGGCGCGCCATTTCGTCAGCAAGATCCTGCCCCACATCGTAAGACGCAGAAGCGACATCCGCCTGCATCTGGTCGGGCAGGATGCCCAGACAGCTTTGCAGGACCTGCGTGCCCCTGCCGTGAAACTCGTCGGCTATGTCCCCGATCTGGCCGCGACCATGTCGCGCTACAGAGCCTTTGTCTGTCCCATGACCTATGGCTCGGGCCTCAAGGGGAAAATCGGAATGGCCGCTTCTCTGGGCATTCCCATCATCACGACATCCATCGGGGCGGAAGGCTTTGGGTTCACTGACGGGGTAGAATGCTTCATCACCGACGACCACGAAGAATTCGCCCTGAAGACCCTGCAGGTCTATGATGATCGCATTACCTGGTACAACTTCAGCCTTCAGGGTGTGCTTGCCGTGGCCGAAAGGTTCAGTCCCCGGGCTATTTCATCAACCCTTAAGACCCTTTTCGAAAACCGGTAGCCGAACATGCTGTGCACGCAAAACGATCAATGTCCGGTGATGCAAAACCCTGAGGCACCCCTGTTTCTGGTGATGGGCGTCCCCCGTTCCGGCACCACGGCCCTGGCCGATGCCCTGAACAGGCATCCGGCTATTTTCTGCGGCATCGAGCGCTTCGACTGGCCCCTGGAAAAGGCAGTCTATCCTTTTTGCATTGATGATTTTTTCGATCCCCAGGTCCCGGATGCAAAATTCCATGAGCGTAATCTAGCCATTGTCCAACCCAAAACCGAGCTTGTGGCCCTGGGCAACAAAAAACCCAGATACTACATCTCGTTGCCTTCCCTGTTGCAACGACAACCCGCCAGGCTGATCTGGACCTATCGCAATCCGGCACACACGGCCTTTTCGTGGAATGCCCGAGCGCTCAACACAGAGGACGCGGGCTGGCATCGTGGCATGACCGGGCTCTATGCCCTCGTGGAATTCACCCAGATGCTCCTAACCTTCCGCAACCTGCCCGAAGGGACAGAGGCCTTGATGGTCGATTACAATGGTTTGTTCCTGGGCAAAGGCATCAGGACCACGCTCAGCTCCCTGTTTGATTTTCTGCAAGCCGGGTCTGATGAAAAGGCCTTGTCGGAGTTCGAGCAACGCCAGGAACGCTTTGCCGATTATCTCACCAACAAACAGCGCGAACTCTACGACTTTGAGCAGTCCTTTTATGATCGCCACGGCTTAGGAGAACTCGACTCCATCATGACCGAGCTGAAAACAGCAACGCCCCAGCAGCTTCGCCCGCAGATCGATTCCTTTCTGCTGCGGCTGGCTCAATCGAAATTCCTTAATGATTTCTTTCTGAATATCAGCCGGTATCCCGACTCCCCGGCAGCCGAATTCCTGCCAAACTATCTCTCCGGACTCTTCGCCAATGCCGACAATGCGACAGTCTTCACCGTTCTGGGGCAATCCCTAAACAAACAGCACCGGCAGTTGGTCAACGCCATCCACGAACATTCACGAATCCAGTGTGCGAACGGAGACGTTGCCAAGGCAGTACTCAGACACGCCCACCAGGCCGTCACCCGGCACCCCGACAATCCCTCGCTTCACAAATCTCTGGGAGATCAACTGACCCGCATGCACCGGTTTCAAGAGGCTGCCGAGGCCTTTAAACGGGCCTCAAAACTGGCCCCTTATGACATGGCGGCACGCACCGGGATGGTTCAGGCTCTGACCCTGCTCCAGGCCAATACAAAACATCGGCAGGACCACCATGAGCCCAGATAAGGCCGGGACACCTGATCAGAGTACGACAATACTCTCCCAAATGATCCATGCCACAGGCTGGAGAGACCGGCAATCCAGTTATGTCCAGGCACTGGACTCCCTGATCTGCATGTCAGCGATTCGGAAGCCGGCCATCTCCGTGGTCATCATCTCCTGGCAACCGGACGAGCGAGCTCTACAAACCCTTCTTTCCCTTGAAGCCCAACGCCGGACCTTGAGCGATACGGGGCAACAAATCGAAGTCATCCTCGTGGACAATGGCTCCAGCAATGGCTTTGCTCCTGAGCTGTACCCCCATGCAGACACCGTGCTGCGGCTCAAAACCAATACCGGCGCCTATTTCGCCCGCAATATTGGCTCCATTTTCGCTCATGCTCCCATCCTGCTCTTTCTGGAAGACGACGGCCTCCCCGAACCCGATCTCGTTGCAGCCCATTTACAGGACCACGCCAGATTCGACATTCTCATGGCCCGTGGCGTCTACCGCCCCCGCACTGATTCACCGTTGAATCGCTTTGCCGGGCACTATTATCTGGGAGACAACCCTTTCCCCCGGTACTGCGACCTTGAAGGCAACGTCAGCATCCTGACAGCTGCCTTTCGCGAAGTTGGAGGATGGGATGAAGCCATTTTCTTCGGACACGGGGGGGTCGAACTCTCCTGCCGCCTGCTGGACCGTTACGGCCAACCCGAGCGCATGATCTATACCCCTGGCCCGGTTCTGCACCACGATTACAGTTCCAGTGAACAGCATCTGACCATGAAGCGGGAACGTCAGGCCAAGTCCAGGGCGTACGTTGAATCCAAACACCCGGAACTCGACAGGATTCTGGACACTTGGAACCGGGAGTACAAACAGCTTCAGATCCCGCTTCGCACCCCTGCCACATCGCCTGCGGGAGTCTCCCGATGAATCCGATTCTGTCCAATACCATCACCACGTTTCCATGCCACGGTCTGCACATGGTCATGGTCAGCGATTTCATGCCCCGCCATGATGCCAGTTCATCCAATTTCCGCATCTTCAATCTGCTGAAAATGCTTGAGGCCAACGGCTGCAAAGTCACCTATCTGTATTGTGCGAGTGACCCCCGCGACAACGAATACGCAGCCATGTTCGGCCCGAACTTCGATTTCAGGTTCGTTCCCCTGAACCCGGCCCGGATTCTGCGGCATATCCAGAGGCTCAAACCCCAGGCCGTGTGGCTCACCAACCTCTGGAACATTCATTACGTCAATGCCATGACCCTGCTTTGCGCCTCCTTGCGCGAGGAACTGGACACCCCCTGTCTGATCCTCGACACCATGGACTTTCATGCCAAGAAACACTTACGCAAATTCCAGATGTCCCAAGACCAGAACGATCTGCAAACCGCAGAGCAATTCCTGGGACTGGAGCAGATTCTGTATTCCTTGGGTGATCATGTCATCACGGTCTCCGAAGAGGAAAAGAACGATATCGAACAAAACATCCCCGGCAGCGCTCCTGTGACAGTCATCCCCAATGTGCATCCTGTCAGAGCAACCGAGGCCTCTCCTACTGACCGATCCGGGCTGGCCTTTCTGGGTAACTACGCCGTCCAGCACAACGTGGATGCCGTGGAACACTTCGTCCACGCCATCTTCCCGGCCATTTTGGAAAAGAAACCCGAAGTACAATTGCACCTGCTGGGTCACAATGCACGAGAAGGCCTTGGACATCTGGAAGGACAAAACGTCATCCCCGTGGGCTTCGTGCCCGATGTGGATGAGGCCCTGTCCCGATTCCGCGTTTTCATCTGCCCCATGCCTTATGGAGCAGGCATGAAAGGGAAAGTCGGCAGTGCCGCGGCATGTGGACTGCCCATCGTAACCACCAGCATCGGAGCCGAGGGATTTCCCTTTCAGGACGGCACCCACTGCTTCATTGCTGATGCACCTGCTGAATTTGCCCTCAAGACACTGCTCCTGCTGCAAAATGACGACCTTTGGTCCCGGCTTGCCAGCAACGCCAAATCATCTTTGGCCAAGCACTTTGGAATCAACGCCGTGTCCATACGACTCGGACAATTGATCTCCACTGTTTGCAACTGACCCGCGCATCCCAAAAAGAAGACTCAGACAGGACTCTTGATCGGAACATATATTGCATCTTCGACAAGGTGGATATCGATCCCCAAGCGATCAGCGCCTGGCGGAACCCGATCTCCATGCAAAGCCGGTGGCACTGCAACCGCTGGTGACGACCTGCAATAGAACGAGGATTGAGATGCTTTGTCCTGTCATTCTCTGCGGCGGAAAAGGCTCGCGGCTTTGGCCCATGTCCCGGGAACTGTATCCAAAACAGTTCATGGAGTTTCTTCCGGGCGCGACCCTTTTCGAGGCCACACTCGATCGGATGACGGCCCTTGACCCGGGGTGTCAGCCAATTGTCATCTGCAACGAAGCCCACCGTTTCCTTGCCGCCGAGCAGTTGCGCAGCAAGAACATCACTGGGCGCATCGTGCTGGAGCCCACAGGGCGCAACACAGCTCCTGCGGCAGCCCTCGCGGCGCTGATGACACAAGAAGATGACCCGATCCTCGTTGTAATGCCCGCCGATCATCGCATTCCCGACACGCAAGCCTTTGCACAAGCCATCGCCCAGGCAGCAAGCGCTGCCCGTCAAGGCGATCTTGTCTGTCTAGGCATTGCAGCCCGCAGCCCCGAAACCGGGTATGGCTATCTCCTCAAGGGAGAATCTCAGGGGAATGACGTCTTCAACGTCAAGGCCTTCGTGGAAAAACCAGACAGCAATACCGCCCGGGACTACGTGGAAAGTGGACAGTACCTGTGGAACAGCGGAATCTTCCTGTTCACTGCTTCGCGCTATCTCAAGGCTCTTGAGACCCACTGTCCGGACATTCTCAAGGCCTGCAGGGACGCAATGGAATCCTCCGCTCCGGATATGGATTTCATCCGGCCCGAACGTGAAGCCTTCATGAATTGCCCATCCAACTCCATCGACTATGCCGTCCTGGAGAAAGAAAAGAATTTAAAAGTCGTGGAACTGGACACCGCCTGGAGCGATCTCGGCGCCTGGGAAGCCGTCCATGAGAATGGCGAGCAGGATGCCAACGGCAACGTGACCGTGGGCGATGTGGTGGCGCAGGACAGCAATGGCTGCTATCTTCATTCCACAGGCCGTCTGGTGGCCACCGTGGGCCTGGAAAAGGCCGTGGTGGTAGAAACACCTGACGCGGTCCTCGTGACCACGATGAACGCGGCTCAAAACGTCAAGGGCATGATCGATGAACTTGTCAGGCGCCATCGCCCTGAGGCACTCGGTCATACGACGGATTATCGCCCCTGGGGGAATTTTACCAACATCATTAAGGGCGACCAATTCAAGGTCAAACGCATCGTGGTCAAACCCGGAGCGTCCCTGTCACGGCAAATGCACTACCACCGTGCCGAGCACTGGGTGGTGGTCAGAGGAAGCGCACAGGTCACCAACGGTGATACTGAGCTGTTGTTGGCCGAAAGCCAATCCACGTACATCCCCCTGGGGACGGTGCACCGCCTGACCAATCCGGGCAAGATCGATCTTGAACTCATCGAGATTCAAACCGGTCCGTATCTGGAGGAAGACGACATCGTCCGTTTCGAAGATATCTACGGCAGACTCGACACCTGAGAGCAAAGGAAGGCTCCATGAAAAAAGCATTGATCACGGGAGTGACGGGCCAGGACGGCGCGTACCTCGCTGAATTTCTCCTGAACAAGGGCTACGAGGTCCATGGCATCATTCGCCGCGCCTCGTCATTCAATACCGGCCGCATCGACCACCTGTATCAGGATCCACATGTCGACAATCGACGGTTCATCCTGCATCACGGAGACCTGACCGACTCGACCAACGTCATCAGGATCATGCAGGCGGTCCAGCCCGATGAAGTCTACAACCTTGGTGCCCAGAGCCATGTCAAAGTCTCCTTTGAGACCCCCGAATACACTGCGGACACCGTGGGGTTGGGCTCGCTCAGAATCCTGGAGGCCATCCGCATTCTGGGCCTGGAAAAAAAGACCAAGTTCTACCAGGCTTCCACCTCGGAGCTTTATGGTCTCGTCCAGGAAACGCCACAGACGGAGCGGACTCCGTTCTATCCTCGCTCTCCATATGCTGTGGCCAAACTCTATGCCTACTGGATCACGATCAACTACCGCGAAGCTTATGGCATCTATGGTTGCAACGGCATCCTGTTCAACCACGAATCCCCGGTACGCGGCGAAACCTTTGTCAGCCGCAAGATCACCCGCGCCCTGACCCGAATCATGCTCGGCTTACAACCCAAGCTGTTCCTGGGGAATATGGATGCCAAGCGCGATTGGGGTCATGCCAAAGACTACGTGGAGATGCAGTGGCTGATGCTGCAGCAGGACACACCCAAGGACTATGTCATTGCAACTGGCCGCCAGTATTCAGTCCGCCACCTGGTGGAAACCGCATCCGCGGCCATGGGCTTGTCCATCGCCTGGCAGGGTAAAGGCGAGGCTGAAGTCGGTGTCATCGACAGGATCGACCAGGAACGATTCCAGAATCTGGTCAGAGCCACCATCCAGGCCCAGGCACCCGAGCCCGGAACACCAATCATTGAAGTGGATCCACGCTACTATCGCCCCACAGAGGTTGAAACCCTGCTGGGTGACCCGGGCAAAGCCCGTCGGGAACTTGGCTGGGAACCTCGTATCAGCTTCGAGGAAATGGTTCGTGAGATGGTTGTTTCCGATCTGATGCTCGCAGCCAAGGACAGGCTTTGCCTGGACAACGGCTTTGGCACGTTCGAGCACCACGAATAACAGACTCCTGATCAGGCACTGGATATACAATGAAAAAAGTTCTTGTCTACACGATTCACAAAGCTGCATCCATGTTTATCCACAAGATAAACGACGAAATCGCAAGATTCCTCGGTGTAATACCGTGTTCAATCAATGGTGATGATTTCAAGACTGAAATCAGGGAGAAAAGCTGGAAGACCATCATCGAAACACGAAACGAATGCGCAGTCTTCGGGCCCATTCGCATCGGTGAGGCACTCCCGAATATTCCCGACATCCCCGAAGATCACTCCATCATCTTCCATGCCAGAGACCCAAGGGACGTCCTGACTTCTCTCTTCTTTTCAGCAGCATACAGCCACCCCATCAAGAAAAATGTCTTCGAGCCCAGTGAACAAACGAGACTGCAGTGGATCAACGAGGGGATCGACAGCTTTGTCCTTGGCTACACAAAAGCCTGGACCAAAAGATATGAGACCATCATCGAGCTCCATCAAAATCTCAAACACTGCAATCTGGTCAAATACGAAGACATGGTCCTGAACTACGACCGCTGGCTTATGCAATACCTCATGAGCTTCAAGCACCTCGCTCCCGGCGAAGACATCCGCCCTCTTTTCACGCACTGCCTGGTGGCCTTCAAGGATGAGTTCAAGATTGTGCCCGAGGACGTGCACCGGCATAAGCGCAAAATGGTTCCCGGAGACTACAAGGAAAAACTGGCTCCGGAAACCATCGCCACATTGAACACTGTATTTGCCCCCGCTCTCGAATACTTTCAGTATTCGCAGTAGAGTAGACAGACATTTTCAGCTTCTTACAGGAAAGACGGACAGACAATGAGCTCGACCACACACAGCCCAACGCCGCTGGAAGCAAAATTCCCCGATGTCAGCTTCGGAAACAACGTCCAGATTCTTGGCCTCGCCAATACCAGAATCGGCTCCGGGAGTGTCATCGCTGACAACTGCTGGCTGAACGTCTGTGACAGAGACGACCAAACCCGCATGGTCATAGGCCAAAACGTCCTGATCGGCCGTCAGTCGTTCATTTCCTCCGGGGGGCAACTTGAAATCGGCGACCATTGCCTGTTTGGTCCTCAGGTTTTTGTCTCCGACGCAGATCATGTGGTGGACAATATCACCCGTCCCTACAGCGAGCAGGGCTTCACTGCCGGACGGGTTGTGGT is part of the Desulfovibrio ferrophilus genome and harbors:
- a CDS encoding glycosyltransferase, producing the protein MIPLQGWNDETLQLCRDIANSVLHQIQTRSIPIDLATPPGANPQATASHWPRITIVTPSFNQGQYIEKTIRSILDQGYPNLEYIIMDGGSTDQTVEVIRKYDAHIDHWVSAPDDGQSDAINKGLNLATGEIFNWINSDDWLEPGALFRVAQTWRENRGAAGWVGACQRVDPEGYQLNVVYPNSLGRSNLGQNWNGRQIYQPACFIDTALAKRFGVDVGLHYCMDQDLYFQMLEHAPFVSGQGIWASALIHPDAKTTADRDKLHREVIKLQHKRGFNEGAEVRESFCFQGGPPGFVIPDDIKNRLKGQLDPGLMEDMHVKGLRIAVISNFLPRHDVSAANHRLLSILHLLQQGGAEIEYYYFFATEQDKRYARDLGLPCHKLPASGEAAARIIGGTRPDVLWQSNLWTTQFLGLQLQTLLEVRKTAPQTSIIVDTMDFHSRKFMRRHLLSKQAEDLQTAREFLALERKTYPLADRILTVSEQEREAILTEIPDSAPVSVVPNIHSPVINITPMHDRRNIVFLGNYSVNHNADAARHFVSKILPHIVRRRSDIRLHLVGQDAQTALQDLRAPAVKLVGYVPDLAATMSRYRAFVCPMTYGSGLKGKIGMAASLGIPIITTSIGAEGFGFTDGVECFITDDHEEFALKTLQVYDDRITWYNFSLQGVLAVAERFSPRAISSTLKTLFENR
- a CDS encoding sulfotransferase; this translates as MLCTQNDQCPVMQNPEAPLFLVMGVPRSGTTALADALNRHPAIFCGIERFDWPLEKAVYPFCIDDFFDPQVPDAKFHERNLAIVQPKTELVALGNKKPRYYISLPSLLQRQPARLIWTYRNPAHTAFSWNARALNTEDAGWHRGMTGLYALVEFTQMLLTFRNLPEGTEALMVDYNGLFLGKGIRTTLSSLFDFLQAGSDEKALSEFEQRQERFADYLTNKQRELYDFEQSFYDRHGLGELDSIMTELKTATPQQLRPQIDSFLLRLAQSKFLNDFFLNISRYPDSPAAEFLPNYLSGLFANADNATVFTVLGQSLNKQHRQLVNAIHEHSRIQCANGDVAKAVLRHAHQAVTRHPDNPSLHKSLGDQLTRMHRFQEAAEAFKRASKLAPYDMAARTGMVQALTLLQANTKHRQDHHEPR
- a CDS encoding glycosyltransferase family 2 protein, which gives rise to MSPDKAGTPDQSTTILSQMIHATGWRDRQSSYVQALDSLICMSAIRKPAISVVIISWQPDERALQTLLSLEAQRRTLSDTGQQIEVILVDNGSSNGFAPELYPHADTVLRLKTNTGAYFARNIGSIFAHAPILLFLEDDGLPEPDLVAAHLQDHARFDILMARGVYRPRTDSPLNRFAGHYYLGDNPFPRYCDLEGNVSILTAAFREVGGWDEAIFFGHGGVELSCRLLDRYGQPERMIYTPGPVLHHDYSSSEQHLTMKRERQAKSRAYVESKHPELDRILDTWNREYKQLQIPLRTPATSPAGVSR
- a CDS encoding glycosyltransferase family 4 protein; protein product: MNPILSNTITTFPCHGLHMVMVSDFMPRHDASSSNFRIFNLLKMLEANGCKVTYLYCASDPRDNEYAAMFGPNFDFRFVPLNPARILRHIQRLKPQAVWLTNLWNIHYVNAMTLLCASLREELDTPCLILDTMDFHAKKHLRKFQMSQDQNDLQTAEQFLGLEQILYSLGDHVITVSEEEKNDIEQNIPGSAPVTVIPNVHPVRATEASPTDRSGLAFLGNYAVQHNVDAVEHFVHAIFPAILEKKPEVQLHLLGHNAREGLGHLEGQNVIPVGFVPDVDEALSRFRVFICPMPYGAGMKGKVGSAAACGLPIVTTSIGAEGFPFQDGTHCFIADAPAEFALKTLLLLQNDDLWSRLASNAKSSLAKHFGINAVSIRLGQLISTVCN
- a CDS encoding mannose-1-phosphate guanylyltransferase/mannose-6-phosphate isomerase, with the translated sequence MLCPVILCGGKGSRLWPMSRELYPKQFMEFLPGATLFEATLDRMTALDPGCQPIVICNEAHRFLAAEQLRSKNITGRIVLEPTGRNTAPAAALAALMTQEDDPILVVMPADHRIPDTQAFAQAIAQAASAARQGDLVCLGIAARSPETGYGYLLKGESQGNDVFNVKAFVEKPDSNTARDYVESGQYLWNSGIFLFTASRYLKALETHCPDILKACRDAMESSAPDMDFIRPEREAFMNCPSNSIDYAVLEKEKNLKVVELDTAWSDLGAWEAVHENGEQDANGNVTVGDVVAQDSNGCYLHSTGRLVATVGLEKAVVVETPDAVLVTTMNAAQNVKGMIDELVRRHRPEALGHTTDYRPWGNFTNIIKGDQFKVKRIVVKPGASLSRQMHYHRAEHWVVVRGSAQVTNGDTELLLAESQSTYIPLGTVHRLTNPGKIDLELIEIQTGPYLEEDDIVRFEDIYGRLDT
- the gmd gene encoding GDP-mannose 4,6-dehydratase, translated to MKKALITGVTGQDGAYLAEFLLNKGYEVHGIIRRASSFNTGRIDHLYQDPHVDNRRFILHHGDLTDSTNVIRIMQAVQPDEVYNLGAQSHVKVSFETPEYTADTVGLGSLRILEAIRILGLEKKTKFYQASTSELYGLVQETPQTERTPFYPRSPYAVAKLYAYWITINYREAYGIYGCNGILFNHESPVRGETFVSRKITRALTRIMLGLQPKLFLGNMDAKRDWGHAKDYVEMQWLMLQQDTPKDYVIATGRQYSVRHLVETASAAMGLSIAWQGKGEAEVGVIDRIDQERFQNLVRATIQAQAPEPGTPIIEVDPRYYRPTEVETLLGDPGKARRELGWEPRISFEEMVREMVVSDLMLAAKDRLCLDNGFGTFEHHE
- a CDS encoding sulfotransferase domain-containing protein; this translates as MKKVLVYTIHKAASMFIHKINDEIARFLGVIPCSINGDDFKTEIREKSWKTIIETRNECAVFGPIRIGEALPNIPDIPEDHSIIFHARDPRDVLTSLFFSAAYSHPIKKNVFEPSEQTRLQWINEGIDSFVLGYTKAWTKRYETIIELHQNLKHCNLVKYEDMVLNYDRWLMQYLMSFKHLAPGEDIRPLFTHCLVAFKDEFKIVPEDVHRHKRKMVPGDYKEKLAPETIATLNTVFAPALEYFQYSQ
- a CDS encoding acyltransferase, encoding MSSTTHSPTPLEAKFPDVSFGNNVQILGLANTRIGSGSVIADNCWLNVCDRDDQTRMVIGQNVLIGRQSFISSGGQLEIGDHCLFGPQVFVSDADHVVDNITRPYSEQGFTAGRVVVEENCWLGIHAVVTGSIVIGRGSVIAANAVINRDVPPFSIVVGIPARIIKMFNPESNTWEAAVTEQQQQAIMEARTRTPLPSREEYRYILSHTSKQSKLPPLLAGRGECI